GTTGCCATTGGCCAGGACAGGGCAGTTGACTGTTTCAACGGCTTCGCGAATCAGGTCGTAGTGTGGTTCCCCCCGGTACATTTCCTTAACGGTGCGTCCATGGACGCTGAGGAGATCGGCATTGTGCTTATTTATCAGTTGAAGCAGCTCCGGGTAGGAATCCCAGTTTTCAAATCCAACACGCATTTTGACTGTGAATAGACCAGCGACTGCCTTGCGGAGACATTCCAACACTCGGTCAAGATGATCAAGATCGCGCAACAGGCCACCGCCCACGTTCTTTTTGTAAACCTTGGGGGCAGGGCAACCAAGGTTGATATCGACTCCAGCGACTGGATGCTGTTCTAGCAAATGAACTGTTCTATCAAGATGAACAAGGTCTTCGCCGATCATTTGGGCAAAGACGGGTCTTCCTGAAGGGTTTTCTGTAATCGACGCGAGAATATGCGACTCGAGTGTTGAGTGGTCGTGGACCCGAAAATACTCAGTGAAAAAGTAATCCGGTGGTCCATAATCAGAAACAATCCGCATAAAGGGCAGGGTAGTTACATCCTGCATCGGTGCAAGAGCTGTGATCGGTTGTCCCGCAACAAGCGGCTGAGGCAATTCTGGTTTCACACGTCTATTCTTTTACGCCTGAGTTTTAGTTATCCACAGATTACGTAGATTTACTCAGATTAGTTTAATCCTTTGTGCTCTTCGCGCTCGCTTTGGGTTCTTTGTGGCAAAAACAAGTAGCTAATGAACTTCACACTATCCCTGCTGCTTTAGGATGCGCTCCAGGATTTCCGTCATATCCTCGACATTGTCCAAAACCTTACGTGCGACATAGATTGGTCGTTTTGTTTGCAGGGCCAGAACCATGGAATCACTGGGGCGGGCATCAATCTCCAATACCTTTGTGCCAAGCTCATTTTGCATAGTCAGGATCAAGCGGGCAAAAAAGGTGCCTTCATCGACGTCGTTGATGATTATTCGCTCAACTTTTACGCCCAGTCCCTGGAAAATGCTTGAGATCAGGTCATGGGTCAGCGGTCGCTCTTTTTTAACGTCATTGATCGTCATGGATATGGCGTTGCCGATATTCTGGTCTACGTAGATGACAAAAGTCTTCTCATCGCAGCCCAGAAAGATAGCACAGCCATTGGAGGTCGGCATGACCCCTTTAACACTGACTTCAACAACATCCGATTGCATCAAATGACTATCGGTCAACGCTATCGCAGCGGCAAGCGAAATTGGAGGTTATTCTACAGTGAGAAGACAGGCGTAAGAAGGAGCTTATATTGGTAATTTGCTATTATACAATTCTTCTGCCTTCTCTCTTCTCGCTACATTCCTCACAAAAGTCCTGCTTCACTAAAACTATAATAGCCTTCGCCATTGGGATCGTGTTGTCGATTGCCGACGATTACATGATCAAGCAGCGGAATATCGATGACGGAGCCGGCTTCGCGAAGCTGACGTGTTACCTGGATATCCGCCCGGCTGGGTGATGGATCACCACTTGGATGATTATGAGCGGCAATGACTGAGCATGCCCCATGGCGAATAGCTTCTCGAAAGGCCTCGCGTGGATGAATCAGGCTGGCTGATGCAGTCCCTGAAGTGACTTCAATAAGTTTGATCAGGCGATTTTTTCGATTCAGGCAAAGCATCCAGAATTTTTCTATTTCCATCCCCAATGCTTCCGGTTCAAGGAGATTATATACGCTTTCGGGGGTATCGAGTGGTTTTTCCGGATTAGTGTTGTGGCGTGAGATGCGACGAGCCATCTCCATTATCGTTATGAGCTGCAATGCTTTTACCTGGCCAATACCCTTTATCCTTTTGAAATCAGTCTCAGACCAGAGTAATAGCCCAGCCAGGCTTCCTGCTCGTGACAGGAGTGCGGAAGATAATCCCAGGACATCCAATTCACGACTTCCGCTTCTTAGGATCATGGCGAGCAGCTCGGTGTCTGAGAGGGCTTTGGCTCCATGCTGCTCGAGTCTTTCTTGCGGCCGCTCGGAGACGGCCATTTCGCTAAGGCGCGGTGCTTTGTAGATATTCATAATGACGGTATATCAATTAATCTTCGAATATCGCTTTCTTCTGGCAAGTGTTTTTGAGAGATTTCCGATGTTTCGTTGTTTTCACCTAAATTAGATCGGAAATTCAACTGTCCCATTACAGCCATTTCTTTTTTTCTTTCCAAGTGCTTGGCGGCAGGACTAAGGCTATTGGCATTATGTCAAAACTCCGCGTCTGCGTCTGGCACGAATTTGTGCACGAAAAGAAGAACCAAACTGTCAAAGAGCTTTACCCTGATGGCATGCATACAGTTATTGCTGAAGGATTAAGGGAGTATGATGCGGATGCCTTTGAAGTGTCTACTGCGACCTTGCAGGAGCCGGAACACGGTTTGACAGAGGAACGTTTGGCCGAGATTGATGTTTTACTTTGGTGGGGCCACTGTGCACATGGCGATGTTTCCGATGAAGTTGTTGATCGCGTGCAACGCCGAGTGCTTCAGGGAATGGGACTTATTGTTCTGCACTCAGGACATTTCGCGAAGATTTTTAAACGTCTGCTCGGTACTTCCTGTGCTTTGAAATGGCGAGAAGCTGGAGAGCGAGAGCGCCTGTGGGTTTGTAACCCTGGCCACCCAATTGTGGAAGGCATTGGTGAATGCATCGAGCTTGAGCAGACTGAAATGTATGGTGAGCCATTTGGAATTCCGAGTCCCGACGAGCAGATTTTTATCTCATGGTTCGAAGGTGGGGAAGTTTTTCGTTCTGGTTGCACTTGGTTCCGCGGCAACGGCAGAATTTTTTATTTCCGCCCTGGCCATGAAACCTACCCGATTTATTACAATGAAGACGTAAGGAAGGTCCTTGGTAATGCGGTGAAATGGGCAGCCCCACAAGGAAATTGGGCCGGTGCAATGGATGCCCCCAATGTTCCAGTGGAGAAGGCACCTGAGCCAATCACTGCCAAGGGTGGCTCATTGCACGAGGCAGGCCAGGCGGGCTTTCGCTGAACCACTGATTTGAGCTATTAGCTATGGTTTAGACCATGTCTAACAGCTCTTATAGTCTTTCTGTTTGGGGAAATTGATTGACGATGCACGAGTCACGTGCGCGGATGTTTCTCTTATGAAACGACCCGACATCGTCGTGATTGACCCTGGAATGGGGAATTTGCGAAGTGTAACCAAAGCTTGGGAGCATGCCGGTGCTTCTGTACGCTTGTTGGACTCCCCTGACGACGTTGGTCAACCTGAGGCACTTGTTTTTCCTGGGCAGGGTGGGATGAGTCACTGCATGCAGGCACTTGCAGCAAGTGGTTTTGATGTGTTTATCAAAGACTGGATCGAAGCGGATCGTCCATTCTTTGGTATCTGCCTTGGACTTCAGGCTCTTTTTGAATCTTCTGACGAAGGCGAGACTGCTGGTCTTGGCGTTTTTTCAGGTAGCGTCAGACGTTTCCAACTCGGTAGGGAATACAAGATTCCCCATATGGGCTGGAATGCAGCTCAGTTTCGAGATGAAGAGACACCAGTGGATCGAGGGCTGTCACGCACTGGTGACCAATTTTATTTCGTCCATAGTTATCATGTTGAAACGGCCGATAAGTCTTTAATCTGGTCTGAAACCGATTATGGATATCGATTCGTGAGTGCGATTAACCGCGGCCGTTGCTATGCTACACAATTTCACCCGGAAAAAAGCCAGACGAAGGGCTTGCAAATTTACCGCAATTTTGTGGACTCGCTTTAGCTATGATCTGCTTGATTCCGACGGTATTGGCCCGCGTTTGCACTTGCTTCACTTGACCCTCCCTTTTATTGCCTTTCGTTTCCCTTGAATCTACATGCCAGTCACAAAAAATATGGAAGATACCGCCACGATTAGGATTGCCGACCAGAACTACACCTTTCCGCTCATGGAAGGGACTGAAAATGAGAAGGCGATTGATACTCGGACGCTGAGAGCAACCAGCGGATACATCACTTACGATGATGGTTACGGTAACACGGGCTCTTGTTCCAGCAAGATCACCTTTATTGACGGCGAAAAGGGCATTTTGCGTTATCGTGGGTACCCGATAGAGGAGCTGGCCGAAAGCTCAACCTTTATTGAGGCAGCTTACCTGATCATCTATGGTGAGCTTCCAACCCGGCCACAATTGAGCGATTTCTCTACCCGCGTTTTGACTCAGGCTCGTATCGATGTGGGCATGAACAATTTGTTCGAGGGCTTCCCTAATAATTCCCATCCCATGGCAATGCTCAGTGCGATGCTCAATACACTGGGCTGCTATTATCCGGACTTGGCGTCAAATGACCGTCATCAGGATCTGGAGAATTTTGATCAGGCTGCTTCCATATTACTTTCCAAAGTAAGAATGCTTGCGGCGATGTCATATCGGATGAAAGAGGGACTACCATTTGTCTACCCCAAGCCGGACATGGGCTATTCCCAGAATTTCCTTCATATGATGTTCTCAAACCCATATGACGAATTCATTCCTCATGATGATGTTACGAAAGCCTTGGATTTGATCTTCCTGCTCCATGCAGATCATGAGCAGAATTGCTCGACTTCGACAGTCCGTATGGTTGCTAGTGGCGGTGCCAACTTGTTTGCATCTGTGTCCGCTGGTGTTTGCGCACTCTGGGGGCCTTCACATGGCGGCGCCAATATGGCTGTGGTTAAAATGCTTTCAGAGATTCACGCTGATGGTGATGATGGCAGCCGTTTTATCGAGGCGGCGAAAAAAGGTGAAGCTCGTCTGATGGGATTTGGGCACCGTGTTTATAAGAATTTT
The Rubellicoccus peritrichatus DNA segment above includes these coding regions:
- the radC gene encoding RadC family protein, which translates into the protein MNIYKAPRLSEMAVSERPQERLEQHGAKALSDTELLAMILRSGSRELDVLGLSSALLSRAGSLAGLLLWSETDFKRIKGIGQVKALQLITIMEMARRISRHNTNPEKPLDTPESVYNLLEPEALGMEIEKFWMLCLNRKNRLIKLIEVTSGTASASLIHPREAFREAIRHGACSVIAAHNHPSGDPSPSRADIQVTRQLREAGSVIDIPLLDHVIVGNRQHDPNGEGYYSFSEAGLL
- a CDS encoding ThuA domain-containing protein, with protein sequence MSKLRVCVWHEFVHEKKNQTVKELYPDGMHTVIAEGLREYDADAFEVSTATLQEPEHGLTEERLAEIDVLLWWGHCAHGDVSDEVVDRVQRRVLQGMGLIVLHSGHFAKIFKRLLGTSCALKWREAGERERLWVCNPGHPIVEGIGECIELEQTEMYGEPFGIPSPDEQIFISWFEGGEVFRSGCTWFRGNGRIFYFRPGHETYPIYYNEDVRKVLGNAVKWAAPQGNWAGAMDAPNVPVEKAPEPITAKGGSLHEAGQAGFR
- a CDS encoding tRNA-dihydrouridine synthase family protein, giving the protein MKPELPQPLVAGQPITALAPMQDVTTLPFMRIVSDYGPPDYFFTEYFRVHDHSTLESHILASITENPSGRPVFAQMIGEDLVHLDRTVHLLEQHPVAGVDINLGCPAPKVYKKNVGGGLLRDLDHLDRVLECLRKAVAGLFTVKMRVGFENWDSYPELLQLINKHNADLLSVHGRTVKEMYRGEPHYDLIREAVETVNCPVLANGNISSVTKGQAVLDSTGVAGLMIGRSAIRNPWIFRQFREHFSGEPIFVPKLGDVRQYIEKLWKETKKGDKTDDRHVSYMKKFLNFIGQSVDPDSLFLKEVRRTRTAVEFFATCDKHLINEGRAELPFADEPYEGVVARPNHETTRGVAKCSDLFATGA
- the hisH gene encoding imidazole glycerol phosphate synthase subunit HisH, which encodes MKRPDIVVIDPGMGNLRSVTKAWEHAGASVRLLDSPDDVGQPEALVFPGQGGMSHCMQALAASGFDVFIKDWIEADRPFFGICLGLQALFESSDEGETAGLGVFSGSVRRFQLGREYKIPHMGWNAAQFRDEETPVDRGLSRTGDQFYFVHSYHVETADKSLIWSETDYGYRFVSAINRGRCYATQFHPEKSQTKGLQIYRNFVDSL
- a CDS encoding citrate synthase → MPVTKNMEDTATIRIADQNYTFPLMEGTENEKAIDTRTLRATSGYITYDDGYGNTGSCSSKITFIDGEKGILRYRGYPIEELAESSTFIEAAYLIIYGELPTRPQLSDFSTRVLTQARIDVGMNNLFEGFPNNSHPMAMLSAMLNTLGCYYPDLASNDRHQDLENFDQAASILLSKVRMLAAMSYRMKEGLPFVYPKPDMGYSQNFLHMMFSNPYDEFIPHDDVTKALDLIFLLHADHEQNCSTSTVRMVASGGANLFASVSAGVCALWGPSHGGANMAVVKMLSEIHADGDDGSRFIEAAKKGEARLMGFGHRVYKNFDPRAKILGEMCERVLKALGRKDPLLDIARHLQDKALSDEYFIKRKLYPNVDFYSGIILKAIGLPLDMFTVIFAIGRMPGWIANWKEIAESSSKIHRPRQIYMGPTKRPYVMMKDR
- a CDS encoding bifunctional nuclease family protein gives rise to the protein MQSDVVEVSVKGVMPTSNGCAIFLGCDEKTFVIYVDQNIGNAISMTINDVKKERPLTHDLISSIFQGLGVKVERIIINDVDEGTFFARLILTMQNELGTKVLEIDARPSDSMVLALQTKRPIYVARKVLDNVEDMTEILERILKQQG